A window from Setaria italica strain Yugu1 chromosome VIII, Setaria_italica_v2.0, whole genome shotgun sequence encodes these proteins:
- the LOC101771050 gene encoding mitochondrial inner membrane protease subunit 1, which translates to MSAFVRRLGAIPWRNIAGEAFSRALLVAQAFCAVHVVDHHLCSLAIVRGPSMLPAMNLAGDVVAVDKVSVRQGRVGPGDVVLMISPEDPRKAVAKRVVGMGGDSVTYLVDPGNSDAAKTVVVPQGHVWVQGDNVYASRDSRHFGAVPYGLITGKIFCRVWPLEGFGSIDSNQSP; encoded by the exons atgtCGGCCTTCGTGCGGCGCCTCGGAGCCATCCCGTGGCGGAACATCGCAGGGGAGGCCTTCTCCCGCGCGTTGCTGGTGGCGCAGGCCTTCTGCGCCGTCCACGTCGTGGACCACCACCTCTGCTCGCTCGCCATCGTGCGGGGCCCCAGCATGCTGCCGGCGATGAACCTGGCGGGCGACGTGGTGGCGGTGGACAAGGTGAGCGTGAGGCAGGGGCGGGTGGGGCCCGGGGACGTCGTGCTGATGATCTCCCCCGAGGACCCGCGCAAGGCGGTCGCCAAGCGCGTCGTCGGGATGGGGGGCGACTCTGTCACCTACCTCGTCGACCCCGGGAACAGCGACGCCGCCAAGACCGTCGTG GTACCACAAGGTCATGTTTGGGTGCAGGGAGATAATGTTTATGCTTCTAGAGATTCAAGGCATTTTGGAGCTGTGCCTTATGGTCTCATTACAGGGAAGATCTTTTGTCGG GTGTGGCCACTGGAGGGTTTTGGATCGATTGATTCAAATCAGTCCCCATAA
- the LOC101770648 gene encoding BTB/POZ and MATH domain-containing protein 1 yields MSISSSSATGDGGGGSTSTIAADTTTGWHELKVPGHTKTKGGVGKGINSATFIVGGHSWYIRYYPDGNNEKSTDWVSVYLYLSESAAAVDGDVKASYKFSIIDDDADAGEDLSSYTRTGSYSFWSPGKPRGYYQFVKATDMESSLKGHSFRIRCDVTVMKETCVDPTAAKSLTVPPSDLHQHLGALLESEVGGDVTFDVGGEQFTAHKYVLAARSPVLMAELFGPMKENTMSSLQVHDVEPRVFKAMLHFIYNDSLPEIDEDDEVGMAQHLLVAADKYGLQRLKVMCEAMLLKHVDTSAVATTLTLAEQHGCEGLKEGCFRFMRYPGNTKAVMASEGFQHLRTSCPFLIEEMLAKLAP; encoded by the coding sequence ATGtcgatctcctcctcttccgccaccggcgatggcggcggcgggagcacgTCGACCATCGCCGCCGACACGACGACCGGGTGGCACGAGCTCAAGGTTCCGGGCCACACCAAGACCAAGGGAGGCGTCGGCAAGGGCATCAACTCCGCCACGTTCATCGTCGGAGGGCACAGCTGGTACATCAGATACTACCCCGACGGGAACAACGAGAAGAGCACCGATTGGGTATCCGTCTACCTCTACCTCTCAGagtctgccgccgccgtcgatggcGACGTCAAGGCGAGTTACAAGTTCAGTAtcatcgacgacgacgccgacgccggtGAGGACCTCTCATCTTACACCAGGACGGGCAGTTACTCCTTTTGGAGCCCAGGGAAGCCACGGGGGTACTATCAGTTCGTCAAGGCGACGGACATGGAGTCTTCTCTCAAAGGCCACAGTTTCCGGATCAGATGCGATGTCACCGTCATGAAGGAGACCTGCGTGGATCCCACTGCTGCCAAGTCTCTCACCGTGCCACCGTCAGACCTGCACCAGCATCTCGGCGCACTTCTGGAGAGCGAGGTGGGAGGGGACGTGACGTTCGATGTCGGCGGCGAGCAGTTTACGGCGCACAAGTACGTGCTCGCTGCGCGGTCGCCGGTCCTCATGGCAGAGCTCTTTGGTCCGATGAAGGAGAACACCATGTCCAGTTTACAGGTTCATGATGTGGAGCCGAGAGTGTTCAAGGCCATGCTCCACTTCATCTACAACGACTCGCTGCCGGAGATAGACGAGGATGATGAGGTTGGGATGGCGCAGCATctgctggtggcggcggatAAGTATGGCTTGCAGAGGCTGAAGGTTATGTGTGAGGCCATGCTGCTCAAACACGTCGACACAAGCGCTGTGGCGACTACGCTAACATTGGCTGAGCAGCATGGTTGTGAAGGGCTCAAGGAGGGATGCTTCAGGTTCATGAGATATCCTGGCAATACGAAGGCGGTCATGGCGAGCGAGGGATTTCAGCATCTGAGGACCAGTTGCCCCTTTCTTATTGAGGAGATGCTTGCTAAGCTTGCTCCCTGA